In Brassica oleracea var. oleracea cultivar TO1000 unplaced genomic scaffold, BOL UnpScaffold01430, whole genome shotgun sequence, the DNA window GAATCATGTAGAGAAACTTGAGTCGTTCCTGGTTCATTGACGTGTAGCTGGTGGTGGGAATCCAATTTGAGCACACTAGCTTGTAAATGACTTGATTCGTCGGGGCCAAATACTTGGAGCTCATGGCTTCCCAACGCTGCACACGATTATCCGTCAGAAACGAGCACACTCGATCAATGTCTGCGGGCAAGTAGTCATGTTCTTCTTCAAATCCCGGAACCAGATACAGACCATTAATCAGGCTAGGCGAGAAATCAACCATAGACCCACGAAGAAACACAGCAACACCATTTCCTCTATCCTCAGCAGCACCCAAATTGGCAATAAACTCTTTCACCACATTAGGGTGAAACAGATCACTATCAATCAGAGTGTAGATCAAACCCGACCTAACTACCACCCGTTTCACATCAAACAAGTTCTCATCATTCACATCTAACCTCTGTTGAATCACAAACTCACGTGGAGCCAATTTTTCATACCTCTCAGCCGAATTGCTCGTGACGAAGCGACTCGAGAACGGAGTGATGTTGGAACGAAGCATCTCGGGGTTCTCTTGATTTCGTGCTTGGAAGATAGCACGGCTTGCTTGATAACGCGGCTCTTTGGGTTGAAAGGCTTCAACCTCGTCGTCGGTAGATGAAGAAGACGTATATGCAGCAGGCGGAGAAGACGGCGGCGGAGTGATCTCTCGCCGTTGTTTCCGGATTCGTTTGCGGGAAGGTCCGGAGGGAGCCGGAGTAGATGTTCCTCTCTCAGACAATCGGGAGCTTCTTCGGGTGGGTTGCATGTTTCGATTTGGGAGTGAGATGTATCGGAAACTGTTTTTGAGAGTGACATAACCGATGACCTAATTTCACTCAATTTAAAACATTAGCCCCAAATCAAGTAACTCGgctcaaataaaataatcgCAAATAATACACTGTGTGTGATGCAATAGAACTTATGTGTAACTCATGCATGTAACCAGGAGTATAGACTTCACTTACATTTGTCTGAGAGTACGGAAGTCATGAGAATTGTGATGATAGCCAGCCTTATACACATAGACATCGATGGGTATGATGTCTGCATCTCGGGGGTATAGTCACTGAAGAACGATTTCACCACACATCTAGCTACCAAAACAGTTTTTATTGAAATCAATGAGTCAACCCAAGTCTGTAGCTATTTCTCAGCCGAGTAGCTGTCACAAACGAGATTCTACTGTGTTCATTCAGTCAACCCAACTCTGTTTTCGTACTCGCTGTATGGTCTGGAAACACACGTTAGGCTTCTTGTGTGTCTGTCTCTCCAACTCACAGACATTCACGTTTTATCTAACAGGCAATTAATACACAATTCTAATTCTAGGAAAGAGATGGAATCCAGAGACAAAGTGGGGTAACACCCTGCTCCGAAACATGTATCCCAAGAGATTGGTAACATACCTGCCCAGTCAAGACAGTGATCGATATCAGAGACAAAGTGGGGTAACACCCAGCTCCAAAACGAGTATCTATCATTCCGGGCcttcctttatatatatatatatattttttttttttttgagtcacATACCTCTTTCATGAAGTTACACATGAGCCTTACCTTTGACACTTTTGCATGACCCACATTTCCTCTTATGTAACACTCATCCCCTTATGTGTTTCCTCATTCAATCAAGGCAGTGATCAATGGCTCAAACGTGAAATGAGATAACATCTCAGTTCAAGATGAGTGCCCTTCACCAGTGAATCAGAAAAGCGAGATAACAAGAGTCAAGTGACAGAACTTACACAGTAGAACTTGTTGACTCAAGGTGTTAGTGAGGGGGTAGCATCGAAGCATAGAGTCCAGCATTTTTACAGTGACTCTTCCCCCTTCTTCAGGACTTAATCAGAGTTACATGATTCCCAACGCCTTTCTAAGACCCANNNNNNNNNNNNNNNNNNNNNNNNNNNNNNNNNNNNNNNNNNNNNNNNNNNNNNNNNNNNNNNNNNNNNNNNNNNNNNNNNNNNNNNNNNNNNNNNNNNNNNNNNNNNNNNNNNNNNNNNNNNNNNNNNNNNNNNNNNNNNNNNNNNNNNNNNNNNNNNNNNNNNNNNNNNNNNNNNNNNNNNNNNNNNNNNNNNNNNNNNNNNNNNNNNNNNNNNNNNNNNNNNNNNNNNNNATCAGGACGACTTGCCGTGAGGTAAAGAAGACTTCCAATCATGGCTCGGTAGAGTTTCTCATCAACTGGTTTCCCATCGATATCTCTGGAAAGTTTGATTGTTGTGCTCATAGGCGTTTTTGCAGTCTTACTTGTCTGCATTCCAAATCGTTTGATGAGATTTTTGGCATAGGTACTCTGTGACACTGTGATTCCATCGGTTAGTTGTTTGATCTGAAGTCCGAGGAAATAGCTCAGTTCGCCAACCATACTCATTTCAAATTCCTTTGTCATAGTCTTCATGAAGTCATCAACCATTTGCTTAGACGTTCCTCTGAAAATGATATCATCCACGTAAACTTGAATGATCAGCAtatcatctccatcttctccgATGAACAGAGTCTTGTCCACACCACCTCTTTGAAAACCAGCTTGTACCAAGAACTCCGTCAGACGATCATACCAAGCTCGTGGAGCTAATCCATAAAGAGCTTTCTTGAGTTTGTAGACGTGATCCGGAAAATGTGGATCCTCAAACCCTTTTTGTTGTGTTACGTAGACTTCTTCTTGTAATACACCGTTTAGAAAGGCACTCTTGACATCCATCTGATAGAGTTTGATTCTCAGGTTGCAAGCCATACCAAACAGTAGTCGTATTGATTCAAGTCTCGCAACTGGAGTGAAGGTTTCATCAAAATCTACTCCTTCAATCTGAGAGTGTCCCTGTCCAACTAATCGCGACTTGTTTTGAATGACATTCCCTTCCTCATCAGTCTTGTTCTTGTGAATCCACTTGGTTCCAATGATGTTTACGTTCTTTGGTCTTGGTACCAATACCCACACTTGGAGTCGTTCAAACTGCTCAAGTTCCAGGTGCATCGATTCAGTCCAGAATTCATCATCTAATGCTTCCTGAATGTTCTTGGGCTCAATAAGTGACACAAAGCATTCCACTTCATTCATTTTCACCATGAAACACGCCAACTTGACCATCTCTTTGAAgttgatttgtttctttcttgtaACTCTTTCATCATACAGTCTGCCAATCTCATCTGACGAGGAGTGGTTTTTGTGTACTTTTCCTTGATCAAGATCGACCTTGGTCATCTCAGGTTCGTTGTCTTCTTCAGACTCATCCTTCACTTCATTTTCAGCTTGTCTTGAAGAACTTGGCGTTACACCGTCTATTGTCTGTGTTACTAGAGCCTCATAGAATCCAATACTATCATCAAAGATGACGTTAATATTGTCACCAACAAACTTGGTACGCTGATTAAACACACGGTAGGCTGGTCCAGCAAAATATTTAATCAGTTTGACTATTAGTATTAAGCTAATATTTAACCGAAAATGTTGTTGAAACAAGGGAGTGAGTTTATGATTCAGTGTACCTCGTGTCCACTAGTGCCAAAGGGCATCAGGCTTTTTCCTTGAAAATCTCATAAGGAGTAGTCTTAGTCTTTGGCTTGACATATACCCGATTTATCACATAGCACGCAGTGTTGATTGCTTCCGCCCAAAACCCAGATGGAACACTGTTTCCACACAGCATTGCTCTAGCCATTTCTTGCAATGTTCTATTCTTTCTTTCCACAACcccattttgttgaggagttcTTGGAGCGGCATACTGATGACGGATACCTTGACTGTGATAGAACTTGTCAAACTGCTCATTCTGAAACTCACCGCCATGATCGCTCTTGATCTGAATGATTCCTCCTTTATCCTGTTTGAGCTGAAGAGCAAGGATTCTGAAACTCTCAAGGGCATCAGACTTGTTGCTATTCACGAGTCTGCTAAGCCCATTGGTGTTCATGTGACCCAGTTTTTTGTGCCAGAGATCAAGTTTGGATTCAGTAGCCATAAAACACACGTTTGAAGGTCTCCAAAGATAGCAGTTGTTCCCTGAACGAATACCTCTCAGCACCACATTGTTTCTTGCATCAATGGCGCGACATTCCTTGCTGTTAAAGATAACCTCTAATCCTTCATCACATAGTTGACTCACACTGATCAGATTCGCCTTGAGACCCTCAACAAAGTAAACGTTTGAGAGTTTAGGCACATCAGGTCTGGAGGTTATTCCAATTGCACGAATTTTGCCTTGTCCTCCATCTCCAAAAGTAACTTTTTCACCTCTGATGAGTTCGAGTTTCTCAAGATAGTCTTCACTTCCAGTCATATGCTTTGAGCACCCACTATCAAAATACCAGGGAAGTTGAGATTGTGATGCTTCTTCAGCAGAGGTATAAGCAACATTACTAACGATCTCTGTGTCTACTTGTACTCGCACAAAGTTGCAAATAAGATCATGTTCTGCTTTAGTGTGTGACTTAACAGAAATGGTGTTTAGTTCAGAGTGAGTGTTCTCTTTGTAGTTCGGATATAGATCACGTTTGGCTATCCACACGCAACCGTAAGCAGTTGGTTCGGTGAAACACAGGTTCAACCTCCATGCTCTCTCATACTGACGTCTTCGAAAGTAACAAAACCTAGCGTTGTGTCCTCGTTTCCCACAAAAATGACATCCGTTTCCACGTCTTCTTGGTTTAGGAAGGACATTCTCGTTTCTTTCAGCAGGGACCCCTTTCTCTTCAGGTTTCTTTTCTTCATTAGGAGCTTCCCTCACAAACTTCGTTTCAGCAGCCTTTGAGGTAGATCCTTTATATCCCAAGCCAATGTTGAGACTCGGACACTGTCCCAATGTAAGTATGTGATCAAGAGTTGCAGTACCAGCTGAGAGAATGCGAACCTTCTTGTGATTTTCAGTTAGTTGAATTTCGAGTAGCCTACTTCGATCAGTCTCTACGGCTAAGAGATCGCTCAACCTTTGTACGTGTGCTTCAGCTTCCTTACGAGCTTGTTCCTGCTCTGTCATCGCTCTCTTAAGTGCAAGAACTTCTTGATCCGGCTCTCGGTCAATTGAGTAAGCTTTTGCCTTAGTGGAAGGCTGATCAAGTTCCAGTATGTTAATCTGAGCTTTCAGCATTGCTTTCTCCTTGAGAAGCTCGAGATTCTCATGACTGAGATCATAGAACTTGTCAAATAGAATCTTGTACTCAGTTTCAAGATCTTGCtcaagatcatcatcatcctcgctGTAAGCATTAGAGTCTTTTCCACTTTCTTGACTAATTAGAGCCATATGAAGTTTAGGTGCAGCTCACCTTCATCACTGTCGCTTTCAGATTCAGTGTCACTGAAGCACATAAGAGACTTCTCTTTCTTGAGAATGCTAGGACACTCACTGCGTGTATGCCCAATGCCTTTACACTCAATACATTTTTGCTCTTTTCTCTTAGCAAGGGGACACTCGCTTCTGAAGTGGCCGTAACCTTCACACTCATGACACTTCTTTGTGTTCTTGCTAGAATCCTGCTTTGAGTGCTGAGAGCTGCCCCTTTCAACATCATTCTTTTGGTAGCGTCCATTGGATCTACCACCACCTTTCTCCATACGCTTGACAAACTTGTTGAAGTTTCGAGCCATTAAACTCAGATTCTCTTCAATCTTAGTGACTTGACCATCATCCTTAGACTCAGCTGTGAAGGCAATGCTCTTCTGGTTAGTAGATTGTCGGTCGATTTTCTCAAGATCATGCACCTTCAGAATGCCTGAGAGTTGATCAAACTTCATCTCATCTATGTCAACATCAAGTGTGAGAACAGCTTTATAAGCTTCAAACCGTGGTGGTAAGCACCTTAGCAGCTTCTTCACCAAATCCTTTTCTTCATACTTCTTGCCAAGAACAGACGCTTCACTTGCCAATTCACTGATCTTGCATATGAATCCATCAATCGGCTCATCATCACTCATTCTCAGGTTCTCAAACTTGGAGGCTAGGTGATCAAGGTGTGTCCTTCTCACACTGGTATTTCCTTCAAAGTGATTTATGAGCGTATCCCACGCTTGCTTGGCAGATTCACATCCTTGTATGATCTTGAACTGCTCAACATCTACTGACGAGAATATGACAGTTAGAGCTTTAGAGTTGAACTTAGACGCTTTCTTCTCACCATCAGTCCACTGGTCTTTAGGCTTTGGACCAACAGACTTATCTTCCAAGACAACGGTAGGAGCACTCCAACCATCTTCTACAGACGTCCAAGCATCTTCATCAACTCCTCTGATGATGTGTTGCATCCTCACTTTCCAGTGACCAAAGTTGGTACTGTCCAGCATGATAGGCTTATGAATGTGTAAGAGTTTCTTCATGGTGTCCATGAAATCTGCAGGATAACCTGTTAGTAGTACTTGATACCACAGAGGTTTCCCGCTCTGATACNNNNNNNNNNNNNNNNNNNNNNNNNNNNNNNNNNNNNNNNNNNNNNNNNNNNNNNNNNNNNNNNNNNNNNNNNNNNNNNNNNNNNNNNNNNNNNNNNNNNNNNNNNNNNNNNNNNNNNNNNNNNNNNNNNNNNNNTACCAATTTCTAATCTCTAAATTACAGAAACCCAAGCTGAAAACCTTTCACTCGATTTCTGTAGCCgacaagaacaaacctcttgctCTAGCTTTTACTCTCTTAACTCTTAACCTTTAACACTTCTAGGTTCCCTCGTTAAGTACACGTGAAAGACAATATTCTACTtcctaaaatacaatataattaaatttaaatgatattaacatacacaACCTAAAACACTTCTAGGTTCCCTCGTTAAGTACACGTGAAAGACAATATTCTACTTCCTAAAATATCGCCAACagaagatcttctttgcttcgCGCCAAAGCAATATCTTCTATTTTCATAAGTTTGTGACACGTCATCACGTCGTAACAAACTTAACGTATTATGTTACACACTCATCACCATGTGTAACACACTCTTGGCTCAGAACGAACAAGCTCACAATTCTTGAGCTTACAGGATGATCATTTGGTGTCCAATGAATGATGATCGTTATTTGATTATTagatgaatattaaaacaacaacaaaaaaaatcacgcGTGAAGAAATATAAGAGTGGAATACAGTTGAGGATTATTTCTATTGTGGGATACATTAATTCCTTTTACACGAATCATGACGTCTGGAATGCGTTTGAAGACATAGGTACGCAAATGTGTCTTGGCCTTCTTTCTCACTCTTAGTTTCcttccaaaaatagaaaaagtgttttgttctttttgttagaATCTCAAAATACTTTTCCATGTAATTTCATAGTATATATGTTTGAAGACAGAGAATGTCTTAAGAGTGGAATACAGTTGAGGATTATTTCTATTGTGGGATACATTAATTCCTTTTACACGAATCATGACGTCTGGAATGTGCTTGAAGACATAGGTACGCAAGTCTGTTATAGCTGTCAAATGCACGAGCTCACCATTGGTTGCCCATGTTCAAAAATTAATGGGTCTAATTTGGTGACACCCATTTGTTCATGCGGATTATAAATGAACAAGAATCACATGACCAATGGGTAATGAGCGTTAATGGATTTGGACTATGTGGACATGGGCGGTCCAATGGTCACAAAAAgctaatatttctaaaatccgagtttttccgctaaaatcgcaaaatcgattttttccgctaaaatcttaatattaagtttttttgtcaaaaccataaaatcaagtATTCtagctaaaaccgcaaaatcaaaattttcgccaaaaccgcaaaatcgaagTTTCttgccaaaatcgtaaaatcgagttttcccgccaaaaccaaaaattgattttttccgtcaaaaccaaaaattgattttttccgccaaaaccggaaatcgagttttccgccaaaaccacaaaatcgagttt includes these proteins:
- the LOC106321321 gene encoding uncharacterized protein LOC106321321, producing the protein MKKLLHIHKPIMLDSTNFGHWKVRMQHIIRGVDEDAWTSVEDGWSAPTVVLEDKSVGPKPKDQWTDGEKKASKFNSKALTVIFSSVDVEQFKIIQGCESAKQAWDTLINHFEGNTSVRRTHLDHLASKFENLRMSDDEPIDGFICKISELASEASVLGKKYEEKDLVKKLLRCLPPRFEAYKAVLTLDVDIDEMKFDQLSGILKVHDLEKIDRQSTNQKSIAFTAESKDDGQVTKIEENLSLMARNFNKFVKRMEKGGGRSNGRYQKNDVERGSSQHSKQDSSKNTKKCHECEGYGHFRSECPLAKRKEQKCIECKGIGHTRSECPSILKKEKSLMCFSDTESESDSDEESGKDSNAYSEDDDDLEQDLETEYKILFDKFYDLSHENLELLKEKAMLKAQINILELDQPSTKAKAYSIDREPDQEVLALKRAMTEQEQARKEAEAHVQRLSDLLAVETDRSRLLEIQLTENHKKVRILSAGTATLDHILTLGQCPSLNIGLGYKGSTSKAAETKFVREAPNEEKKPEEKGVPAERNENVLPKPRRRGNGCHFCGKRGHNARFCYFRRRQYERAWRLNLCFTEPTAYGCVWIAKRDLYPNYKENTHSELNTISVKSHTKAEHDLICNFVRVQVDTEIVSNVAYTSAEEASQSQLPWYFDSGCSKHMTGSEDYLEKLELIRGEKVTFGDGGQGKIRAIGITSRPDVPKLSNVYFVEGLKANLISVSQLCDEGLEVIFNSKECRAIDARNNVVLRGIRSGNNCYLWRPSNVCFMATESKLDLWHKKLGHMNTNGLSRLVNSNKSDALESFRILALQLKQDKGGIIQIKSDHGGEFQNEQFDKFYHSQGIRHQYAAPRTPQQNGVVERKNRTLQEMARAMLCGNSVPSGFWAEAINTACYVINRRTKFVGDNINVIFDDSIGFYEALVTQTIDGVTPSSSRQAENEVKDESEEDNEPEMTKVDLDQGKVHKNHSSSDEIGRLYDERVTRKKQINFKEMVKLACFMVKMNEVECFVSLIEPKNIQEALDDEFWTESMHLELEQFERLQVWVLVPRPKNVNIIGTKWIHKNKTDEEGNVIQNKSRLVGQGHSQIEGVDFDETFTPVARLESIRLLFGMACNLRIKLYQMDVKSAFLNGVLQEEVYVTQQKGFEDPHFPDHVYKLKKALYGLAPRAWYDRLTEFLVQAGFQRGGVDKTLFIGEDGDDMLIIQVYVDDIIFRGTSKQMVDDFMKTMTKEFEMSMVGELSYFLGLQIKQLTDGITVSQSTYAKNLIKRFGMQTSKTAKTPMSTTIKLSRDIDGKPVDEKLYRAMIGSLLYLTVIGYVTLKNSFRYISLPNRNMQPTRRSSRLSERGTSTPAPSGPSRKRIRKQRREITPPPSSPPAAYTSSSSTDDEVEAFQPKEPRYQASRAIFQARNQENPEMLRSNITPFSSRFVTSNSAERYEKLAPREFVIQQRLDVNDENLFDVKRVVVRSGLIYTLIDSDLFHPNVVKEFIANLGAAEDRGNGVAVFLRGSMVDFSPSLINGLYLVPGFEEEHDYLPADIDRVCSFLTDNRVQRWEAMSSKYLAPTNQVIYKL